From the genome of Corallococcus macrosporus DSM 14697:
GGTGGCCCGTGGGCCCGACGACGCCCACACCGGAGGGCTGGCGCACCTCGCGCGTCGAGGAGGCGTGGATTCTGGACGCGCCGGAGGAGGGACAGCGCCACCGCGCGGAGTACACCGTCACGCTGCCCCCCTCCGTCCGCCGCATCCAGGACACGGGCGCGTACCTCCAGTTCCTGGATGAGCGAGAGCGCCCCGTCCTCCGGTTCCATCCCTCGGCGGTGCGAGACGCCAACGGCCAGTCCCGAGAAGGCACCACACGGCTCGAGGGCGGGCGCGTGAATCCCCGCACCCAGGTGTTCGACGTGGAAGGCGCGCAGGTGCGCATCACGACCGAGGTCTCGCTGGCCGGGCTCACCGCGCCGCTCGTCGTGGACCCGGGCTGGTCGTCCACGGCCACCATGGCGACCGCCCGCGCGCAGCACGCCGGCATCCTGCTCGGCACCGGAGAACTGCTCATCACCGGGGGCGTCAACCGCACGGGCTTCGTGACGACATCAGAGCGCTACGACCCAGTCACCGACACCTGGAGCGCGGCGAGCGCCCCCGGGATCACGGGCAATGTCACCCAGGCCGCGCTCCTCGCCGATGGACGGGTGCTCGTGGTAGCGGATGGCTCCACGACGGGGCGCCTCTACGATGCCACCACGAATACATGGGAGGCCACGGGCCCCATGGCCGCGTCCCGCTCCCTGTCCACCCTCACCCGGCTGGACTCCAGCCAGTTCCTCATCGCGGGCGGCAGCAACCTCTCCTCCGCCGAGCTGTACGACCCGGCGACCAACACCTTCCAGCCGACCGGCGCCATGTCGACGACCAGGCGCGCCCACGCCTCCGCGCGACTGCGGGACGGGCGGGTGCTCGCGGCGAGCGGCTTCAGCACGACGGGCGAGGTCCCGAGCGCCGACCTCTACGACCCGGCGGCGGGAACCTGGACCCCCGCCGCGCCCCCGCTGGTCCCCAGGCACTACGCGACCGCCACCCTTCTTCCTGATGGCCGTGTGCTGCTCACGGGCGGCCGCGCCGAGACCGACGTCACCACGCACTCGGAGCTCTATGACCCGGTGGCCAACACGTGGACGGCCACGGGCAGCCTGAACTTCCCGCGCAACGGCCATACGGCCACGCTGCTTCCTGACGGCCGGGTGCTCGTCGTCGGCGGCTCCGACGGCACGCGGGCCACTCAAACTGTCTCGGAGCTCTACGACCCCGCCACCGGGACGTGGACCGCGACGACCGCCATGGCGAATGGCCGGGAGAACGGCACCACGACCCTGCTCCCCTCTGGCAAGGTGCTCACCGTCGGTGGCTTCACCTCTGTGCCGTCCCTCACGTTCTACGCGGACACGGAGGTCTACGACCCCGGCGTCCAGGGCTGGTCCCCGGCGGGGAACCTGAGCGGGGCCCGGGTGGACCCGCTGGTGGTGCTGCTGTCCTCGAACCGGGTCCTCGTGGCGGGCGGCCGTGACGCCACGGGCACCGCGCTGGCGTCCGCGTCGCTGTATGACCGGGCGGCGAACACGTGGTCCCCGGCGGCGAGCCTCGCCACCGCGAGGGCGGAGGCCACGGCGACGACGCTGGCCTCGGGCGAGGTGCTCGTCGTGGGCGGCACGAACGCGGGCGGCCCCCTGGCCACGGCCGAGCGCTACACCCCGGACACGAACACCTGGAGCGCCGCGCCGTCCCTGACGCGCGCCAGGAACCTGCACACCGCGACGCGCCTGCCTGATGGACGGGTGCTCGTCGTCGGTGGCCAGGACGGCGCGGAGGTGCTCGCCTCCGCGGAGCTGTATGACCCGGCCACCCAGGCCTGGACCGCCGCGGCGCCCGCGTCCGGAGCGCGCGCCGCGCACGCCGCCGCCCTGCTGCCCGACGGACGGGTCCTCATCGCGGGAGGACATGGCGCGGGGGGCGCGGTGCTCGCATCGGCCGAGGTCTACGACCCCACCACCAACACCTGGGCGCCTGCAGGCAGCCTCGCCCAGGGCCGTGAACGCTTCACGCTGACGCTGCTGCCCTCCGGAGAACTCCTGGCCGCGGGCGGCGGCGGCGCGGGCGGCATGGCGCTCGCCACCACGGAGCGCTACTCGGCCGCCACGAACACCTGGACGCCGGACAGCCCGCTGACCGAGGCGCGCTGGGGCCACGCCACCACCCTGATGCCCTCCGGCACGCTCCTGGTCGCCGGCGGCCTGAGCGCGCCAGACACCTACGTAGCCTCGGCCGAGGCCTACAGCCTCCCCGTGCGGACCTGGACGCCCGTCACCGCGCCCCAGGGACGCGGCGGCGCCGCCGTCGCCCTGCCCACGGGCGAGGTCCTGCTCGCGGGCGGCACGGCCGCCACCACCGCGGAGCTCTACTCGGACGTGCTCGCGTCCCCCGCCTGGCGCCCGGTCGTCTCGGCGCCGGAGACGCTCTACCAGACCTGCCCCGTGGTCATCGAAGGCCAGGGCTTCCAGGGCATCTCGGGCGGCTCCAGCGGCAGCTACCTGGACTCCGCCACGGACTTCCCCCTGGTGCGCCTGCGCGCCGCGGAAGGCGGGCGGCTGTGGACGCTCCCCGCAACGGACATGTCCGCCACGCGCGCGACGGTGCGGGTGCCCACCGATGCGCCGCCGGGCCCCTATGCCCTGTCCGTCTTCGCCAACGCCATTCCGGGCGGGCGCATGGTGCTGCTGCGCGCCAACACCGCGCCCACCGCGGAGGCCGTGCGCATTGCCACGATGACCGGCGTCCCGCTGGACATCACGCTCACCGCCACCGACCCGGACGCGGACCAGACGCTGACGTGGACCATCGTCACGCAGCCCCAGCACGGCACGCTGAGCGGCACGCCGCCCGACCTCCAGTACACGCCCAACCCCGGGTACGTGGGCGCCGACATCTTCACCTACCGCGTCAGCGACTGCGGCCTGGACAGCAACGAGGCCTCGGTGGACGTCGCGGTGGAGGCCACCCAGCCCCTGGCCATCACCTGTCCCGAGGACACCGTCATCGAGGCGACGGGCCCCGATGGCGCCCCGGGCACCTGGCCCGCCGCCACCGTGACGCCGGGAGCCAGCGGGCCGGCCACCGTCACCTATTCACCGGCGGAGGGCAGCACACTGCCGCTGGGGACCACGACGGTCACCGCCATCGCGGAGGACGCGTCCGGCACGCAGGTCACCTGCACGTTCCAGGTCGAGGTGCGGGACACCACCCCGCCCGCGCTGACCTGCCCCGCGGACCTCCAGGTGGCCTCCGATGACGCCTCGGGCGCGACCGTCACGTTCGAGTTGCCCGAGGCCACGGACACCGCCTCGAATGCCACCGTCACGTC
Proteins encoded in this window:
- a CDS encoding kelch repeat-containing protein, coding for MQSHRAVWSRRLLLVGSVILLSCGKQEPTPPGDDALAAARGRALAQWKQAPSSSTGLALAQAYFPDLGTAPAPSAASARQLDARLADDGALTLTTRGLTFHVRPAASATDALRRERSAAFQGARHLWWPVGPTTPTPEGWRTSRVEEAWILDAPEEGQRHRAEYTVTLPPSVRRIQDTGAYLQFLDERERPVLRFHPSAVRDANGQSREGTTRLEGGRVNPRTQVFDVEGAQVRITTEVSLAGLTAPLVVDPGWSSTATMATARAQHAGILLGTGELLITGGVNRTGFVTTSERYDPVTDTWSAASAPGITGNVTQAALLADGRVLVVADGSTTGRLYDATTNTWEATGPMAASRSLSTLTRLDSSQFLIAGGSNLSSAELYDPATNTFQPTGAMSTTRRAHASARLRDGRVLAASGFSTTGEVPSADLYDPAAGTWTPAAPPLVPRHYATATLLPDGRVLLTGGRAETDVTTHSELYDPVANTWTATGSLNFPRNGHTATLLPDGRVLVVGGSDGTRATQTVSELYDPATGTWTATTAMANGRENGTTTLLPSGKVLTVGGFTSVPSLTFYADTEVYDPGVQGWSPAGNLSGARVDPLVVLLSSNRVLVAGGRDATGTALASASLYDRAANTWSPAASLATARAEATATTLASGEVLVVGGTNAGGPLATAERYTPDTNTWSAAPSLTRARNLHTATRLPDGRVLVVGGQDGAEVLASAELYDPATQAWTAAAPASGARAAHAAALLPDGRVLIAGGHGAGGAVLASAEVYDPTTNTWAPAGSLAQGRERFTLTLLPSGELLAAGGGGAGGMALATTERYSAATNTWTPDSPLTEARWGHATTLMPSGTLLVAGGLSAPDTYVASAEAYSLPVRTWTPVTAPQGRGGAAVALPTGEVLLAGGTAATTAELYSDVLASPAWRPVVSAPETLYQTCPVVIEGQGFQGISGGSSGSYLDSATDFPLVRLRAAEGGRLWTLPATDMSATRATVRVPTDAPPGPYALSVFANAIPGGRMVLLRANTAPTAEAVRIATMTGVPLDITLTATDPDADQTLTWTIVTQPQHGTLSGTPPDLQYTPNPGYVGADIFTYRVSDCGLDSNEASVDVAVEATQPLAITCPEDTVIEATGPDGAPGTWPAATVTPGASGPATVTYSPAEGSTLPLGTTTVTAIAEDASGTQVTCTFQVEVRDTTPPALTCPADLQVASDDASGATVTFELPEATDTASNATVTSSPASGSTFRHGRHTVTVTATDAAGNEARCTFQVTVQATVISIAGGGCQASGGGAASSLALLVVLAWWRGQRRRSRTRARSWALAALIASIAPNALAQSTTGAIAPIDLERLRFTPAATDSLLVDTGHVLPEGAYRLTLMAGYERGILLLKGSDGQERSIIDYRVSGWLAGAWSPVDNLELSARLPVIIHQGGNGADTLVGVSAPASFGLGTPELGARYALLRRDEGAPVFLSLGLDVGTPGGTADAFGRQAGWAGLQVAPRVAVSRELGPVVLGASAGVRIRSTENEPGRDYGTELEQGLVVATRGKGLRAEIALQAAESLVEPDLALELLGGVRLPVGGGFEAYAIAGHGFTDIPGTPSIRAAAGIAWAHEPPAREDVCRSGRSHTPEQCPALDDDGDTVPNGQDRCPLEAGPPENDGCPDTDSDGDGVVDREDACPNEAGSAENKGCPDTDSDGDGVVDREDACPNEAGSAENKGCPDTDSDGDGVVDREDACPNEAGVAAHRGCPEPKPEPTPQAPATEAPTRLPTEHHVQFPVGQSTLSDEELRNLDAVADYLKANPGVSLRIEGHTDSTGPDELNRTLSQERADAVRTHLIQRGVAPSRLTAKGYGPDRPLTTNDTPEGRGTNRRVEFVTEPGGASPAR